One window of Sardina pilchardus chromosome 2, fSarPil1.1, whole genome shotgun sequence genomic DNA carries:
- the chrnb5a gene encoding neuronal acetylcholine receptor subunit beta-2, which translates to MKAPALFSLSLLSLLSLFLSSSWAADSEERLVDYLLGPERYNKLIRPAVNKSQQVTIGIKVSLAQLISVNEREQIMTTNVWLSQEWNDYRLMWDPDEYEGIKKLRIPSQLIWLPDIVLYNNADGVYEVSYYSNALVANTGDIFWLPPAIYKSACAIEVKDFPFDQQNCTMKFRSWTYDHTELDLVLTSDFASRDDYMPSGEWDIVSLPGRKNEDPNDITYLDVTYDFVIKRKPLFYTINLIIPCVLITSLAILVFYLPSDCGEKMTLCISVLLALTVFLLLISKIVPPTSLAVPLIGKYLMFTMVLVTFSIVTSVCVLNVHHRSPSTHRMPDWVKRVFLHRLPVFLFMRRPGSSNVRERFRRRHQRKSFSAAPSEGRSSRQTEVDTLYLGDEPGGLVGGRWCLGELPEGSEVRQRVRVKRDVAVDEAIEGVRFIAEHMKMEDDDEGIIEDWKYVAMVIDRLFLWIFILVCVTGTLGLFVQPLFQSYNTPVAEDEYSGDF; encoded by the exons ATGAAAGCGCCAGCACTGTTCtcgctgtctctcctctctctcctctctctcttcctgtcaa GCTCCTGGGCGGCCGACTCCGAGGAGAGGCTGGTGGACTACCTGCTGGGCCCCGAGCGCTACAACAAGCTCATCCGGCCGGCCGTCAACAAGAGCCAGCAGGTCACCATCGGCATCAAGGTGTCCTTGGCCCAGCTCATCAGCGTG AATGAGAGGGAACAGATTATGACCACTAATGTTTGGCTCTCACAG GAGTGGAATGACTACAGACTTATGTGGGATCCGGATGAGTATGAGGGAATTAAAAAACTACGAATCCCATCTCAGCTCATCTGGCTTCCTGATATTGTTCTCTACAACAA TGCCGATGGTGTGTATGAGGTGTCCTACTACAGCAACGCTTTGGTTGCCAACACAGGCGACATCTTCTGGCTGCCCCCTGCCATCTACAAGAGTGCCTGTGCCATCGAGGTGAAGGACTTCCCCTTTGACCAGCAGAACTGCACCATGAAGTTCCGCTCGTGGACGTACGACCACACCGAGCTGGACCTGGTGCTCACCTCGGACTTTGCCAGCCGCGACGACTACATGCCCAGCGGCGAGTGGGACATCGTCTCGCTGCCCGGCCGCAAGAACGAGGACCCCAACGACATCACCTACCTGGACGTCACCTACGACTTTGTCATCAAGCGCAAGCCGCTCTTCTACACCATCAACCTGATCATCCCCTGCGTGCTCATCACCTCGCTGGCCATCCTGGTCTTCTACCTGCCGTCGGACTGCGGCGAGAAGATGACCCTGTGCATCTCCGTGCTGCTGGCGCTCACCGTCTTCCTGCTGCTGATCTCCAAGATCGTGCCGCCCACCTCTCTGGCCGTGCCGCTGATCGGCAAGTACCTGATGTTCACCATGGTGCTGGTGACCTTCTCCATCGTGACCAGCGTGTGCGTGCTCAACGTGCACCACCGCTCGCCCAGCACGCACCGCATGCCCGACTGGGTCAAGCGCGTCTTCCTGCACCGGCTGCCCGTCTTCCTGTTCATGCGCCGGCCCGGCAGCTCCAACGTGCGCGAGAGGTTCCGCCGGCGGCACCAGAGGAAGTCCTTCTCCGCCGCGCCGTCCGAGGGCCGCTCCTCGCGCCAGACCGAGGTGGACACTCTGTACCTGGGCGACGAGCCGGGCGGACTGGTGGGGGGCCGCTGGTGCCTGGGGGAGCTGCCCGAGGGCTCCGAGGTCAGACAGAGGGTCAGGGTGAAGCGAGACGTGGCCGTGGACGAGGCCATCGAGGGCGTCAGGTTCATCGCCGAACACATgaagatggaagatgatgatgaaggg ATCATAGAAGACTGGAAGTACGTAGCCATGGTGATTGATCGTCTCTTCCTCTGGATCTTCATCCTTGTGTGCGTGACCGGAACCCTCGGCCTCTTCGTCCAGCCACTGTTCCAGAGCTATAACACCCCAGTAGCAGAGGATGA GTATTCAGGAGATTTCTGA